One genomic window of Fibrobacter sp. UBA4297 includes the following:
- the purD gene encoding phosphoribosylamine--glycine ligase, producing the protein MNILVVGSGGREHAIALAVKKSPLCDNLVCAPGNPGMANLGKCVPVDVADPKAIADLAVAEKIDLAIIGPEIPLVAGVVDEFRRRGLRAFGPTAAAAALEGSKAFSKDIMKKYNVPTAAFETFTDLASAKKFLAEHPAPIVVKASGLAAGKGAIVCMTDKEANDAVEEMLGDKAVFGESGKTVVIEEFMDGEEASIFVVCDGKDYVILSSAQDHKRVFDDDKGPNTGGMGAYSPAPVVTDALLDEVKKTIIEPTLKGMAAEGKPYTGVLYVGIMVTAKGPKVVEYNCRLGDPECQIVLPLYDGDVLALFDAAEKGELAKLGAPKAPKGSSAIVVLASKGYPGSYEKGKVVTGIEEAEKNGAQVLHAGTKMVDGKLVTNGGRVFGVVGHGETLQAALDIAYEAAEKVQFEGKFYRKDIGKKGLARLAKK; encoded by the coding sequence ATGAATATTCTCGTCGTTGGTAGCGGTGGTCGCGAACATGCCATCGCTCTTGCAGTCAAGAAGTCGCCGCTGTGCGACAATCTCGTGTGCGCTCCGGGCAACCCGGGCATGGCTAACCTCGGCAAGTGCGTGCCGGTGGATGTGGCCGACCCGAAGGCAATCGCTGACCTCGCGGTTGCCGAAAAGATTGACCTCGCGATTATCGGCCCCGAAATTCCGCTGGTCGCGGGCGTGGTGGATGAATTCCGCCGTCGCGGGCTGCGCGCTTTCGGCCCGACTGCTGCTGCTGCCGCGCTCGAAGGCTCCAAGGCTTTCAGCAAGGATATCATGAAGAAGTACAACGTGCCGACGGCAGCCTTCGAAACCTTCACCGATCTCGCCTCCGCCAAGAAGTTCCTTGCCGAACACCCGGCTCCGATCGTGGTGAAGGCGTCGGGCCTCGCTGCAGGCAAGGGCGCCATCGTCTGCATGACCGACAAGGAAGCGAACGACGCTGTCGAGGAAATGCTCGGCGACAAGGCGGTGTTCGGCGAATCCGGCAAGACGGTTGTGATCGAAGAATTCATGGACGGCGAAGAAGCCTCCATCTTCGTGGTTTGCGACGGCAAGGACTACGTGATTCTCTCTTCTGCCCAGGACCACAAGCGCGTCTTTGACGACGACAAGGGCCCGAACACTGGTGGAATGGGCGCCTACAGCCCGGCTCCGGTGGTGACGGACGCTCTCCTCGACGAAGTGAAAAAGACGATTATCGAACCGACCCTCAAGGGCATGGCCGCCGAAGGCAAGCCTTACACGGGCGTGCTCTACGTGGGCATCATGGTGACTGCGAAGGGCCCGAAGGTCGTGGAATACAACTGCCGCCTCGGCGACCCCGAATGCCAGATTGTGCTCCCGCTCTACGACGGCGACGTGCTCGCATTGTTCGACGCTGCCGAAAAGGGCGAACTCGCCAAGCTCGGTGCCCCGAAGGCTCCGAAGGGCAGCTCCGCAATCGTGGTGCTCGCTAGCAAGGGTTATCCGGGTTCCTACGAAAAGGGCAAGGTCGTGACGGGTATCGAAGAAGCCGAAAAGAACGGCGCCCAGGTGCTCCATGCCGGTACCAAGATGGTCGATGGCAAGCTGGTCACGAACGGTGGCCGCGTGTTCGGTGTGGTGGGCCATGGCGAAACGCTCCAGGCCGCTCTCGACATCGCTTACGAAGCCGCCGAGAAGGTTCAGTTCGAAGGCAAGTTCTACCGCAAGGACATCGGCAAGAAGGGCTTGGCCCGACTGGCGAAAAAGTAA
- a CDS encoding PDDEXK nuclease domain-containing protein, giving the protein MSKKKLASSKSNANLNADFITDLKSIVSTARNMSFRAANLMQVACNWLLGWRIVEQEQQGKARADYGKHVVETASENLTAEFGKGFSIASLKSYRKFYLNFQDLQVFQTLPVEFKKAIAAKGQALPALFESEEIRQALPTQLSWSHYECLMRVSDLEARMWYMQETASQQWDYRTLKRNIASQYYYRLMQTPKAKKATVVKEMKKLTADYQKERSEFIKNPLIAEFLGVNQDAAVTESTLENAILNHLQKFLMEMGKGYAFVGRQQHIHTEDDDYYIDLVFYNYMLKCFVLIDLKTRKISYEDVGQMDMYLKLYDTYKKTEGDNPTIGIILCSDTNADVARFSTLAINKRMYAAKYLTYIPSKEILAREIEMQKEQFIEQYGNLKKRSKAKS; this is encoded by the coding sequence ATGTCTAAAAAGAAACTAGCTTCGTCAAAGAGCAACGCGAACCTCAACGCCGACTTCATAACGGATTTGAAGAGCATCGTTTCTACGGCACGGAATATGAGTTTTCGTGCGGCAAATCTGATGCAGGTCGCCTGCAATTGGCTACTGGGCTGGCGAATTGTGGAACAGGAACAGCAGGGAAAGGCGAGGGCTGATTATGGGAAACATGTTGTTGAAACGGCTTCCGAAAATTTAACTGCTGAATTCGGAAAGGGTTTCTCGATCGCATCGTTAAAAAGTTATAGGAAGTTTTATCTTAATTTTCAGGATTTACAGGTATTTCAAACTCTGCCTGTAGAGTTTAAGAAAGCGATTGCTGCAAAAGGGCAGGCATTGCCTGCCCTTTTTGAAAGTGAGGAAATAAGGCAGGCTCTGCCTACCCAATTGTCATGGAGCCATTACGAATGCCTTATGCGTGTCTCTGACCTCGAAGCTCGAATGTGGTATATGCAGGAAACCGCCTCGCAACAATGGGATTATCGCACCCTGAAGCGGAATATTGCGTCTCAATATTACTATCGGTTAATGCAAACGCCCAAGGCCAAAAAGGCTACCGTTGTCAAGGAAATGAAAAAACTGACGGCCGATTATCAGAAGGAGCGTTCGGAGTTTATCAAGAATCCTTTGATTGCAGAATTTCTTGGAGTAAATCAGGATGCTGCGGTGACTGAGTCAACGTTGGAAAATGCGATTTTGAATCACTTGCAAAAATTCCTGATGGAAATGGGGAAAGGCTATGCTTTTGTTGGTCGTCAGCAACATATTCATACAGAAGATGACGACTATTATATTGACTTGGTGTTTTACAATTACATGCTGAAATGTTTTGTTTTGATAGACTTGAAAACAAGAAAAATATCGTACGAAGATGTCGGGCAAATGGATATGTATCTCAAGCTCTACGACACTTACAAAAAGACCGAAGGAGATAACCCGACAATTGGCATAATTCTCTGTTCAGACACTAATGCCGATGTCGCTCGTTTTTCAACACTTGCAATAAATAAACGCATGTATGCAGCAAAATATCTGACCTACATTCCTTCTAAGGAAATTCTGGCTCGCGAGATTGAAATGCAAAAGGAACAGTTTATTGAGCAATACGGAAATTTAAAGAAAAGAAGTAAAGCAAAAAGCTAA
- the purE gene encoding 5-(carboxyamino)imidazole ribonucleotide mutase: MQINEVPNAKVGIVAGSKSDQETVDKITAVLDSFGIVWEFNILSAHRTPNATAKYAREAAGRGLQVLIGVAGLAAALPGVLAGHTILPVIGLPCAGGPLNGVDALHSIVQMPPGIPVATVGIGNGKNAGYLAAHIVALSDASVKEKLIAYRKGLGDIEG; the protein is encoded by the coding sequence ATGCAGATTAATGAAGTTCCGAATGCAAAGGTCGGTATCGTTGCGGGTAGCAAGTCCGACCAGGAAACTGTAGACAAGATCACCGCCGTGCTCGACAGCTTCGGCATCGTGTGGGAATTCAACATTCTCTCGGCACACCGCACCCCGAACGCCACAGCGAAGTATGCTCGCGAAGCCGCCGGGCGAGGCCTCCAGGTCCTCATCGGTGTTGCTGGCCTCGCTGCAGCCCTCCCGGGCGTGCTCGCAGGGCACACGATTCTTCCGGTCATTGGCCTGCCCTGCGCCGGCGGCCCGCTCAACGGCGTCGATGCCCTGCACTCCATCGTGCAGATGCCCCCGGGAATCCCGGTGGCCACGGTCGGCATCGGCAACGGCAAGAATGCCGGTTACCTCGCCGCCCACATCGTCGCCCTCTCTGACGCAAGCGTCAAGGAAAAGCTCATCGCTTACCGCAAGGGCCTCGGTGACATCGAAGGCTAG
- a CDS encoding DUF3108 domain-containing protein: MFYRALKSVLLFALTLSISSMAAETSVSSSSAQSQPATQSLPAQVSNAQSQSAAARVVQSSSSVASSSASLPKWQTLPEVNAPWMKGERLEYELSWGFITAGYATLEVKPRKDGKTEFLTFATANKTVNKFYPVHDTVYTLVHKKGLMTDVFRKSLHEGTFHNKSLIRFDRNAKRAVLSDTVFKDADQHKVKRSADTSVTITGLEHSIMSAFYLVRTMPLKVGETSRFSAVSGKKRYELKVVTHGRETIKTDLGSFKTVKVEPVLDGDGIFNSSGRIFIWFTDDDKRIPVLMQCEIKLGSIKATLTKVK, from the coding sequence ATGTTTTATCGTGCTTTGAAAAGTGTTTTGTTGTTTGCGCTTACTTTATCGATTTCATCTATGGCGGCGGAAACCTCGGTTTCGTCTTCGTCCGCGCAGTCCCAGCCTGCAACGCAGTCTCTGCCTGCACAAGTATCCAACGCGCAGTCTCAAAGCGCGGCGGCTCGCGTAGTGCAATCTTCAAGTTCCGTGGCCTCTTCCTCAGCTTCGCTCCCCAAGTGGCAAACTCTTCCCGAAGTCAATGCTCCGTGGATGAAGGGCGAACGCCTTGAATATGAACTCAGCTGGGGCTTTATCACGGCTGGCTATGCTACGCTCGAGGTCAAACCTCGTAAAGACGGCAAGACCGAATTCCTGACTTTTGCAACAGCCAACAAGACGGTCAATAAGTTTTATCCCGTCCATGACACGGTTTACACTCTTGTCCACAAAAAGGGCCTTATGACGGACGTGTTCCGCAAGTCCCTCCACGAGGGGACGTTCCACAACAAGTCGCTTATCCGTTTTGACCGCAATGCCAAGAGGGCTGTGCTTTCCGATACCGTGTTCAAGGATGCCGACCAGCACAAAGTCAAGCGCTCTGCCGATACGTCCGTGACCATTACCGGCCTCGAACACAGCATCATGTCTGCCTTTTATCTTGTGCGGACCATGCCTCTGAAAGTTGGCGAAACTTCGCGTTTTTCGGCTGTGAGCGGCAAAAAACGCTATGAACTCAAGGTTGTCACCCATGGCAGGGAAACTATCAAGACGGACCTTGGCTCGTTCAAGACCGTTAAGGTTGAACCGGTACTCGATGGCGATGGCATTTTCAATTCCAGTGGCCGTATATTCATTTGGTTTACCGATGATGACAAGCGGATTCCGGTGCTCATGCAGTGCGAAATCAAGCTTGGGAGCATCAAGGCGACGCTGACGAAGGTCAAATAG
- the rimO gene encoding 30S ribosomal protein S12 methylthiotransferase RimO has protein sequence MPTKKPKVFVVHLGCAKNQVDAENLVGEMLHAGFATCDTAGKADYILVNTCGFIEAAKEESINAILAQAKAKKAKQKLIVSGCLSGRYGEEMMKELPEVDYWVGTYKPGELLKKMGIVAPQSCDAENLPRMNLGGFSHHAYLKIAEGCNRRCAYCAIPLIRGKQDSRSIEDIVAEAKDLEAQGVKEITLIAQDTTYFGREKGKKGGTLVELLRALLDNTNIPWIRMLYWYPMFVDDELLDLMAKEPRLVKYVDMPIQHASDKMLKLMKRNYRKKELVKLLHKIRERIPGVTLRSTVLVGFPGETHEDFEELMELLQDVQFDHLGGFVFSPEEGTPVMEMDLPAVDESDARARLEAVTDYQEELAAEYAENMIGKTVKIIIDQVAEESEYHFYGRTEGNSMENDDIVKVIEGDGDVGEFHNALVVDAEPHELVVKIVD, from the coding sequence ATGCCTACAAAAAAGCCCAAAGTATTTGTCGTGCATCTCGGATGCGCTAAAAACCAGGTCGATGCGGAAAACCTCGTCGGCGAAATGCTCCATGCAGGTTTTGCGACCTGTGATACCGCCGGGAAGGCGGACTACATCCTCGTGAACACATGCGGTTTTATCGAAGCCGCTAAGGAAGAATCCATCAACGCGATTCTTGCCCAGGCCAAAGCCAAGAAGGCAAAGCAGAAGCTGATTGTATCGGGATGCCTGAGCGGCCGCTATGGCGAAGAGATGATGAAGGAACTGCCCGAGGTGGACTACTGGGTCGGCACGTACAAGCCGGGCGAACTTTTGAAGAAGATGGGCATTGTCGCTCCGCAGAGCTGTGACGCCGAGAACCTCCCCCGCATGAACTTGGGAGGATTTAGCCACCACGCTTATCTGAAAATTGCGGAAGGCTGCAACCGCCGCTGCGCCTACTGCGCCATCCCACTCATCCGCGGCAAGCAGGATTCTCGCTCTATCGAAGACATCGTCGCAGAGGCAAAGGACCTCGAAGCGCAGGGCGTCAAGGAAATTACTTTGATTGCACAGGACACGACTTACTTTGGACGTGAAAAGGGCAAAAAAGGCGGCACGCTTGTTGAACTTTTGCGCGCTCTGCTTGACAACACGAACATCCCGTGGATTCGCATGCTTTACTGGTATCCGATGTTTGTGGACGATGAACTTCTGGACTTGATGGCAAAGGAACCGCGCCTCGTGAAGTACGTCGATATGCCCATCCAGCACGCCAGCGACAAGATGCTGAAGCTCATGAAGCGCAATTACCGCAAAAAGGAACTTGTCAAACTGTTGCACAAGATCCGCGAACGCATTCCGGGCGTGACGCTCCGTAGTACTGTGCTCGTCGGGTTCCCCGGCGAAACGCACGAAGACTTCGAAGAGCTGATGGAACTTTTGCAAGACGTGCAATTTGACCACCTGGGCGGATTTGTGTTCAGCCCAGAGGAAGGTACTCCCGTGATGGAAATGGACCTCCCCGCCGTGGACGAAAGCGACGCCCGCGCAAGGCTCGAAGCAGTCACGGACTACCAGGAAGAACTCGCCGCCGAATACGCCGAGAACATGATTGGAAAGACAGTCAAGATTATCATCGACCAGGTCGCTGAAGAAAGCGAATACCACTTCTATGGCCGCACGGAAGGCAACTCGATGGAAAACGACGATATCGTGAAAGTCATCGAGGGCGATGGCGACGTAGGAGAATTCCACAACGCACTTGTCGTGGATGCCGAACCGCATGAACTTGTGGTGAAGATTGTGGATTAG
- a CDS encoding SPOR domain-containing protein → MKLQSVSLIGAITLSCALLSACGSKEEKPAPQAEVKPAVEEPAPVQEAAPEPAQEEPALVPIQSLSEEKAAPAEPAAPVSSVEQESSGPFVIQVSIQASRRAANNVVSKLSDQGIKAYVAEVENPGELEGTFYRVRVGYFSTIANAQQFGKEVLAPQGYAGWVDNRKNDRIGQPGASEDM, encoded by the coding sequence ATGAAGCTGCAATCGGTATCGTTAATCGGGGCAATAACCCTTTCATGCGCCTTACTTTCCGCCTGCGGTAGCAAGGAAGAAAAACCGGCTCCTCAAGCCGAAGTAAAGCCTGCCGTCGAAGAACCAGCTCCCGTACAAGAAGCCGCACCGGAACCAGCCCAGGAAGAACCGGCTTTGGTCCCCATCCAGTCTCTTAGCGAAGAAAAGGCCGCTCCTGCAGAACCGGCCGCACCGGTATCTAGCGTTGAACAGGAATCCTCCGGCCCGTTCGTCATCCAGGTGAGCATCCAGGCCTCCAGAAGAGCAGCAAACAATGTCGTAAGCAAGCTCTCTGACCAGGGCATCAAGGCATACGTTGCCGAAGTTGAAAATCCAGGCGAACTCGAAGGCACGTTCTACCGCGTACGTGTCGGATATTTCTCCACGATTGCAAACGCCCAGCAGTTTGGCAAGGAAGTCCTCGCTCCGCAGGGTTACGCCGGATGGGTGGACAACCGCAAGAACGACCGCATTGGCCAGCCTGGCGCAAGCGAAGACATGTAA